The following coding sequences are from one Primulina eburnea isolate SZY01 chromosome 15, ASM2296580v1, whole genome shotgun sequence window:
- the LOC140814067 gene encoding extra-large guanine nucleotide-binding protein 1-like has translation MTSVLRRILPGSSTTKSEDHDDEYSVEYSFAMEYTGPPISHEIPRVVPVDIHQIPTASVAAKAVIFSNLSLPVIQPIVRSGKKSSHDLKSGLEVGTNGSVLVTSEILSPDEVYTRKSEDGSCREDALGVSPPTPDVLYRDPSASTSGTTGFLDGHDDSNMFSGDSDVEDFYDDSWASISHENCLHPTIPDSRRLTSKSQELSSEAESCEGEEDCVDETTGQGNRTTVVTFRDLSSSDVATEESDHDEFVKFPEKPVISDDGPKGLCHRCHKRNRFAEKEVCIVCGSKYCSKCVIRAMGSMPEGRKCVSCIGYRIDESKRNSLGKCSRMLKSILTNDALKQIMSSEKACEVNQLPSHLICVNEKHLSMEELVLLQNCPNPPKNLRPGKYWYDRVSGFWGREGEQPCQIISAELEVGYQIRRTASDGNTNVLINNREVTKAEIWMLKAAGIRCDMNTNFWVAPDGLCQLEGMNNVVGNLWKKRRVKIVCSALSLPFPSDSSKPGGSGGVTKETDKVNSKNLEPKMMNKLLLVGCDQSGASTIFKQAKIVYKVHFSEDERKDMKFVIQRNLYHYLAILLEGNETFEEEYSIQAKKQRASDPGPSEISDKVVGKNIYSLSPKLKGFASWLLKVVMAGNLEVIFPAATREYSPLVAELWKDKAFQATYRRKNELHMLPTVANYFLDRAVEFSRVDYEPSEMDMLHAEGITASNGVVSMEFSFPKSSQDEYMETLDQNDPCTSYQLIRVHASNLGENCKWLEMFEDIDLVIYCVSLTDYAEYSEDMSGTRKNKMLVTKNHFETIVTHPTHADKNFLLILTKFDLLEEKMEQVPLTNCEWFQDFNPVISLHPHSLTSNNNPPLPQRAFHYTAMKFKRLFNSLTGKKLFVSRVTGVEPQSVDKALRYSKEILKWRDEINNIAGSGSELSSESVEPSSSM, from the exons ATGACGAGTGTTTTAAGGAGAATTTTGCCCGGTTCATCAACAACAAAAAGTGAGGATCATGATGATGAGTATAGTGTGGAATACTCCTTTGCCATGGAGTACACTGGTCCTCCAATCAGCCATGAAATTCCCCGCGTAGTTCCAGTCGACATTCATCAGATTCCGACTGCTTCCGTGGCTGCTAAGGCTGTGATATTTAGTAATTTGTCCTTACCAGTAATTCAACCAATAGTTAGAAGTGGGAAGAAATCATCACATGACTTGAAATCAGGTCTTGAAGTTGGAACCAATGGCTCGGTGTTAGTTACTAGTGAAATCTTGAGTCCTGATGAAGTTTATACGAGAAAATCGGAGGATGGTTCTTGCAGAGAAGATGCGTTAGGTGTTAGTCCACCCACACCTGATGTTTTGTATAGAGATCCTAGTGCAAGTACTTCGGGTACCACGGGATTTTTGGATGGCCATGATGATTCGAATATGTTTTCGGGAGATTCTGATGTTGAAGACTTCTATGATGATAGTTGGGCCAGTATATCACATGAGAATTGTTTGCACCCTACCATTCCTGATTCAAGGAGATTGACATCGAAGTCGCAAGAACTTTCATCAGAAGCTGAATCTTGTGAAGGCGAGGAAGATTGTGTGGATGAAACCACTGGACAAGGGAATAGGACAACGGTAGTCACTTTTCGTGATTTATCATCAAGTGATGTTGCAACTGAAGAGAGCGATCATGATGAATTCGTAAAGTTCCCAGAGAAGCCAGTTATTTCAGATGATGGGCCGAAAGGGTTGTGTCATCGGTGTCATAAAAGGAACCGTTTTGCAGAGAAAGAAGTTTGCATCGTTTGTGGCTCGAAGTATTGTAGCAAGTGTGTGATTAGAGCAATGGGATCTATGCCTGAGGGAAGAAAATGTGTATCTTGTATCGGTTATCGTATCGATGAGTCAAAACGCAATTCACTCGGGAAATGCTCGAGAATGCTGAAAAGCATTCTAACAAATGATGCTCTTAAGCAAATTATGAGTTCTGAGAAAGCATGTGAGGTGAATCAGCTTCCATCACATCTTATTTGTGTAAATGAAAAACATCTATCTATGGAAGAGTTGGTTCTGTTGCAGAACTGCCCGAATCCTCCAAAGAATCTTAGACCAGGAAAATATTGGTATGATAGAGTGTCTGGATTCTGGGGAAGG GAAGGAGAGCAACCATGCCAGATTATCAGCGCCGAACTGGAGGTTGGTTATCAAATTAGGAGAACTGCTAGCGACGGGAATACAAACGTGCTGATAAATAATAGAGAGGTCACAAAAGCAGAGATCTGGATGTTGAAG GCCGCTGGAATCAGATGTGACATGAACACTAACTTTTGGGTTGCACCAGATGGGTTGTGTCAGCTCGAAGGCATGAACAATGTGGTGGGAAATTTGTGGAAGAAG AGAAGAGTTAAGATCGTATGTTCGGCTCTCTCTTTGCCATTTCCTTCGGATTCTTCAAAACCTGGTGGTAGTGGTGGTGTAACCAAAGAAACAGATAAAGTGAACTCAAAGAACTTGGAacccaaaatgatgaataaacTTCTACTTGTTGGTTGTGATCAATCAGGAGCGAGTACCATATTCAAACAA GCGAAAATTGTGTATAAAGTGCATTTCTCAGAAGATGAGAGGAAAGATATGAAGTTTGTGATCCAGAGAAACTTGTACCATTATTTAGCTATTCTGCTCGAGGGCAATGAAACTTTTGAAGAAGAATATTCAATCCAAGCAAAGAAACAACGTGCTAGTGATCCTGGTCCTTCGG AGATCTCAGACAAGGTTGTTGGAAAAAACATTTATTCACTTAGTCCGAAACTGAAGGGGTTTGCAAGTTGGCTGCTCAAAGTTGTGATGGCGGGCAACTTGGAGGTCATATTCCCAGCTGCTACTCGAGAGTATTCTCCCTTAGTTGCAGAGTTGTGGAAGGATAAAGCATTTCAAGCAACTTATAGGCGAAAAAATGAACTTCATATGCTGCCCACAGTGGCTAATTATTTCTTAGATCGG GCTGTGGAATTTTCACGAGTTGACTACGAGCCTTCCGAAATGGATATGTTGCACGCGGAAGGCATCACTGCTTCTAATGGGGTCGTGTCCAtggaattttcatttccaaAGTCGTCCCAAGACGAGTACATGGAAACTTTAGATCAGAACGATCCCTGCACGAG CTACCAACTAATTCGAGTTCATGCAAGTAACCTCGGGGAAAACTGCAAATGGCTAGAGATGTTTGAAGACATAGACCTTGTAATCTACTGTGTTTCCTTGACAGACTACGCTGAATATTCTGAAGACATGAGTGGCACTCGCAAAAACAAGATGTTGGTGACCAAGAACCACTTTGAGACCATTGTCACTCACCCTACACATGCTGACAAAAATTTTCTTCTCATTCTCACTAAATTCGATCTCTTAGAGGAAAAGATGGAACAGGTTCCTCTGACAAACTGTGAATGGTTTCAAGATTTTAACCCCGTTATCAGTCTTCATCCTCACAGCCTCACCAGCAACAACAATCCGCCATTGCCTCAACGGGCTTTCCATTACACAGCCATGAAGTTCAAAAGGCTGTTCAATTCTCTAACAGGGAAAAAGCTGTTTGTTTCAAGGGTGACAGGAGTAGAGCCTCAGAGTGTTGATAAAGCTCTTAGGTATAGTAAGGAGATTTTGAAGTGGCGAGATGAGATTAATAATATCGCTGGCAGTGGCAGCGAATTGTCCTCAGAGAGCGTGGAACCTAGCTCATCTATGTAG